TTTTGCTCTGCGAGAATTCTTCCCAATTCTGGAAACTCCACATCATAACAGATCAATATCCCAATTCTTCCGGCATCCGTATCAAAAACGTTTATTCCATTACCGCCTTGAAGCCCCCAATAAGCCGCTTCATCTGGCGTGATATGAAGTTTGTATTGCTTGGCCTGGGTTCCATCTCTCCTACATAAATAGCTGACATTCCTGAGTTTCTTACCATCGTATTCTGGCATAGATCCCCCGATGACGTTCACATTATAAGAAACCGCCAAGTCACTCATTCTCGAGACAATTTCATTAGTATAATCGGCCAAATTCCGTATAGCTTCTGAGGCATCCATATCATTGAACTCTGCCAAGAGAGGTGCATTGAAAAACTCAGGAAGTAAGCAGAAATCAGATTTATAGCCAGAGACAGTATCTACAAAGAACTCCACTTGTTGCATCAAATCATCTACATTGGAAAATCGACGCATCTTCCACTGAACCAAACCCAATCTGACGATGGATTTTTTGTTACCTATTAGCTTTTCGTCCTTTTCGTAATAGATATTGATCCATTCTAGAAGCGTTGCATAGGCTCTGGAATCTGTATCTTCCGGAAGATATTTGGTAATCACTTTCCTTACATGGAATTCATTAGCCAACTGAAATGACAGCACAGAATCAAAAATCTCCTTGTTTTTGACTAAGTCAATGTATTTCCGAGGAGTCATTTCATCCGCATAATCTGCATACCCAGGAATTCTACCACCAGCAATAATGGATCGGAGGTTTAGGTTCTCACAAAGCTCCTTTCGAGCATCATACAACCTTCTCCCAATTCGCATACCGCGATATTCTTTATCTACAAAAATATCAGTACCGTACAAGGTATCTCCATCTTCTGTATGGGTATCAAATTTACCGTAACCGGTGATTTCATCATAGGTATGATTATCTCCAAATTGGTTATAATCTACAATTAGGCTCAAAGCAGCAGCTACAACTTTTCCATTATCCTCAATACAAATCTGACCTTCGGGAAAAACTCGTAATTGATTTTTGAGTTCTTCTTTTGTCCAAACACCATTTGGGTTTTTATAAATAGAAGTCATGATCCCTCGGATATCCTCATAGTCCGAAAGTTTTATATTTCGAAGCCGCAGTCTATGCTCTAGTTCTTCTTTAATCTTACTCATATGCCAAAATTAACAGAATCAAATCAAATACATTAAAAGCCAAGTTTCACCACATTTAGTGCTAAATATTCTTTTGGGCTTTTAAAGAGGCTCAAATATATATAGTTTAAGACCCTATTTATCAATATTTTTAAAAGTGAAATTTCGATAAAGCACCCGAGTCTCTATGCAAGACAACTTAAATCAAGTCGCAAAAGAAAAAGCTCAATCATTCATTGAATGGTTTCAGGAGCTAATGAATTACAGCCTTTTCAATTTAGGGGAATCACAATTGACAGTAGGATTGATTCTTACCCTATCAATTTCTTTTGTTTTCCTTTTTATCGTGACGGAGTGGATCCGAAGATTTATGGTTCACAAAGTCTTGAATAGATACCAGATAGATACCGGAACAAGGCAGTCTATTGGTACAATGGTCAAATACATTTTAATTTTAGCGGGTATTTTTTCTATTCTCCAAACCAATGGAATTGACCTGAGTGCTTTTGGAATCTTAGCAGGTGCGCTTGGTGTAGGTATCGGTTTTGGACTTCAAAACATCACCAACAATTTTATCTCTGGACTTATTATCCTTTTTGAGCAACCTATAAAAGTGGGTGATCGAATTGAAGTTGGAGATGTCACTGGAGATGTCATTAAAATCTCTGCACGATCTACTATGATTGTGACAAATGATAATATTTCCATCATCGTTCCGAACAGTCAATTCATTGATAGTCAAGTAATAAATTGGTCTCACAATGATAGAAACATCCGATTTAATTTCGCTGTAGGAGTATCTTACAAGGAGAATCCTGAAAAAGTAAAAGCCATTTTAATGGAAGTAGCCAAAGCACATAAAGGAGTCTTGAGTGTCCCTGAACCAGATGTTCTATTTGAAGATTATGGTGACAGCTCCATCAATTTCAATCTACGAGTCTGGACTTCAGAGTATATTAACCGACCAAAAATCTTAAAAAGCCAGCTTTATTACGAGATATTTAGGAGATTTGGGGAAGAGGGGGTTGAAATACCATTCCCTCAGCGAGACCTACATTTACGATCTGGGTTTGAAAATATAAGTAAATAGACTTAATTTTCGACATCTATATCTTTTCGTATAGGAATTCACGGGGTTTATCATGAGAAAACTGTTATTCATATGTCTATTTTTGAGCGCTTGGTCAGCCCATTCTCAAAGTTTCTATAGATATAGGTTTGAAGAGCCCTGGTCTATTTCTGCTAGCATTGGACCTACTCAATATTTTGGTGAGTTATATTCTTTTTGGAAATACAGCGAAGGGATTCAACCGGATTGGAATGCAAATTTCGCTATTCGAAGAACCATAGGCACCAACCTCAGGGCCAGACTGGAAGGCACTTATTATAAAATGTCTGGGGCCGATGAACCCTCTGATCCAAGAGCTTATAGATTTCCAAGAAACCTGACTTTTAGAGCAAAAAACTGGGAGATATCCAGTATCATAGAATACCATTGGCATCCTGTCAAAGTTCCTAATATCCATAGACCACTTTGGAACCCTTATATCTTCGCTGGTTTGGCTTTATCCACTAACAACCCAGAAACTCAATTGGATGGGGAATGGGTGGATTTACGTCCATTGCAGCTTGAAAACAATCCATATGAGCGGTATATCATTGCTTTCCCTATGGGACTTGGACTTAAATATAAGTTGAATGTCTACATGGATTTAATCATTGAAGGAAATTATCGATTCACTCTGACCGATTATATGGATGATATCTCTGCCTACAATGTCAGTGAATTTTATCTGGACTTAGTGGAAGACTATGTGGATGGAAGTAACCCCGACCGATTGAGATTAGCCATTAGAAACCCTAGGTATTTAGATGACAATGGCATGCCGGATGTAGATAAAATCTTACAAAACGGCGGCAGAATCCGTAGAGGGTCTGGTCTAAGACATCGCTTTGACGGATATATGACCATCAATGTGGGGCTTGAAATCCATTTATCTGAAGATATTTTTGAGAACTGGATATTCCGAAACAGACTTTACGAGAAACGATTTAGATTCTGGTAAATTAGATTTTTACACTCAATACAGCCAAGTCACTTTTATAAACAAGGCTTTCAGTAGTACCTATCTGGTAACTTGGAATCTTTTCATGATGCCCAGTGACTAGAGCAACAAGGTGTACTTTATTGAGCTCCCCAAATTTCTCCAATCCCAACCCTACACTCTGGAAGTTGAAAGTATGTGGATGAAAAGTCACTTCTTCATTTCCTTTGACAAACTGATTCATCCTTTCCTGCAACTCCACAGAATCAATAAAGTGATCCGGTGTATTGATATAAACTAAATGGACGCTAGCTCTAAAAAGCTTGACCAGAGGTTTAATTAAAGAAAAAGCTTCTTTTGCTTCGTGGGTAAAACTTGAGGCAAAAGCAATTTTACGAAACACATTACCATCTACGGGTTCTTTTACGGCCAACACAGGACAAGCTGCATTTCTTAATACTTTTTGTAAGGTGCTACCAATAAAGTTACTTCCTTCATTTCCCTTCCCATAAGCACCCAAAACGATCAATTCGGGAGCATATTCATGGGCTACTTTAAGAATCAAATCATTCGGTACACCTATTTTCACGATTGCCTGAATAGGCGCTTTGGCTGGAGCAATTGTCTTAAAAAAGTTGGGTAACAACTCCGAAGCTTCCTCATATTCTTGCTGAATTTGAGGATGTTTGGATTTCTCCTTCTCCGATAAAAACTCCCAATCCAACTCTGTTGGAATGACGGTTACACACAGAATTTCAGCTCCTGACTTTTGACTTATTTTATAAGCAGTACGCAAAGCAGCTACAGAATAGGGGGAAAAATCAAATGGTACAAGTAATGTTTTCATGATTCATAGAATTTTGCTCAAAACTCAATATCCTAATAAATCAAGCTACAATCCTTAAGGAAGATCAGTTGTAAACATGATAAAAATCCTGTTTTAAAATAGTGACTAGACCAAATCTAAAACCATTTTCACATCACAGCGACAGTATTTTCCTGCTTCAGGCACAGATTCTACAAAACCCAGTTTCTTATAAATATGGAGAGCAGGCTGGAGCTTGGTACTGCTGTAAAGCACCATTTTAGTCCCTCCCATTTCTTTTGCTTTCTCAAGGATTGCTTTTCCTAAAAACATGCCAACACCATGGCCTTGAGCGCTCTTTTTCACTCCCATTTTTACCATTTCAAAGACACCATCCTCCACTTTTGCCAAACCAACCGTCCCAACGATCTCATCCCCCATTTTCGCAAAAACAATATCACCACCTGCTTCAATAATGGTTTTTTCCGGGTTTTCTAACTGAGCCACATCAAAAGGCTCCAAAGTAAAATATTCCTCTACCCAGGTTTTATTAATCATCTCAAATTCAGATTTGAGATCTGATGAAAATGGAATGATAGCCAGCTCGCTCATGTAAATTTGGGGTTAATAAGGCTATAAAAGTAATAAGAATCGCTTAGCTTAGGAATACTAAAAACCAACCAACACATGAATTTAAAACAAATACTTGTCGCATTGGCAATTTCGTTTTGCCTTCCTTTCATTGCTCAGGCACAAAGCCCAGAAGAAAAAATTAAAGCATTGGGACTAGAACTACCTGAAGTGGGTACTCCAATGGGAACTTATGTAAAATGGAGACAAGTGGGAAACACACTTTATTTAGCTGGAAATGGACCTGATGTTTTTGGAAAAGTAGGTGCAGATCTCACCGTGGAAGAAGGTTACCAAGCCGCTAGAGAAACTGGAATCGAAATCCTGGCAGTGCTCAAAGCAGCTACAGGAGGTGACCTAAGCCGAATCAAGCAATTTGTAAAAGTCCTGGGAATGGTAAATTCTGCACCTGATTTCACCAAGCATCCTGCTGTAATCAATGGCTTTTCAGACTTGATGGTAGAAGTTTTTGGAGAAGCTGGGAAACACGCCCGATCCGCAGTAGGCGTTGCTGCTTTGCCTAATGATATCGCAGTGGAGATTGAGGTAATCGTCGAACTGAAAGACTAAACTCAAAACAAGCTTTGCTGTACTGGAAATCCTTCTATCTCCAGCAAAGCTTGTTTTCTTTCCAAGCCTCCTGCATAGCCAGTCAGTTTCCCATCCGTCCCGATAATTCGATGACAAGGCACAATCACTAAAACAGGATTGGCGCCAATGGCAGCACCGACAGCTCGGATTGCAGCTACATTCCCAAGCTTTTGCGATAGCTTCATATAAGTGGTTGTCTGTCCAAAAGGGATTTCATTCACCGCCTTCCAGACACTTTTTTGAAAATCCGTGCCTTCTAACTCAAGAGGAAGATCAAAAGATTTCCTCTTTCCGGACAAGTATTCATCCAGTTGATGCTTCACCTCTTTGGCCATTCCTTGCAAGGGTTCTTCACTCAAAGCATCTTGGGTAAATTGAAGTCGGGTGAGTTTTTCATCTTGAATTTCCAAGAGGACATTTCCTAGTGAGGTAACTATTATTGGCATCAAATAAAAGATTATATGTAAGGTTAATCTATTTCTATTGTATTTC
Above is a window of Algoriphagus machipongonensis DNA encoding:
- a CDS encoding GNAT family N-acetyltransferase, which gives rise to MSKIKEELEHRLRLRNIKLSDYEDIRGIMTSIYKNPNGVWTKEELKNQLRVFPEGQICIEDNGKVVAAALSLIVDYNQFGDNHTYDEITGYGKFDTHTEDGDTLYGTDIFVDKEYRGMRIGRRLYDARKELCENLNLRSIIAGGRIPGYADYADEMTPRKYIDLVKNKEIFDSVLSFQLANEFHVRKVITKYLPEDTDSRAYATLLEWINIYYEKDEKLIGNKKSIVRLGLVQWKMRRFSNVDDLMQQVEFFVDTVSGYKSDFCLLPEFFNAPLLAEFNDMDASEAIRNLADYTNEIVSRMSDLAVSYNVNVIGGSMPEYDGKKLRNVSYLCRRDGTQAKQYKLHITPDEAAYWGLQGGNGINVFDTDAGRIGILICYDVEFPELGRILAEQNMDILFVPFWTDTKNAFLRVNTCAKSRAIENECYVAITGSVGNLPKVENMDIQYSQAAIFSPSDFSFPHDAVVAQASENEETIIVADVDLDLLTKQRKAGSVRNLEQRRLDLYSIQWKQKK
- a CDS encoding mechanosensitive ion channel family protein; its protein translation is MQDNLNQVAKEKAQSFIEWFQELMNYSLFNLGESQLTVGLILTLSISFVFLFIVTEWIRRFMVHKVLNRYQIDTGTRQSIGTMVKYILILAGIFSILQTNGIDLSAFGILAGALGVGIGFGLQNITNNFISGLIILFEQPIKVGDRIEVGDVTGDVIKISARSTMIVTNDNISIIVPNSQFIDSQVINWSHNDRNIRFNFAVGVSYKENPEKVKAILMEVAKAHKGVLSVPEPDVLFEDYGDSSINFNLRVWTSEYINRPKILKSQLYYEIFRRFGEEGVEIPFPQRDLHLRSGFENISK
- a CDS encoding DUF6089 family protein codes for the protein MRKLLFICLFLSAWSAHSQSFYRYRFEEPWSISASIGPTQYFGELYSFWKYSEGIQPDWNANFAIRRTIGTNLRARLEGTYYKMSGADEPSDPRAYRFPRNLTFRAKNWEISSIIEYHWHPVKVPNIHRPLWNPYIFAGLALSTNNPETQLDGEWVDLRPLQLENNPYERYIIAFPMGLGLKYKLNVYMDLIIEGNYRFTLTDYMDDISAYNVSEFYLDLVEDYVDGSNPDRLRLAIRNPRYLDDNGMPDVDKILQNGGRIRRGSGLRHRFDGYMTINVGLEIHLSEDIFENWIFRNRLYEKRFRFW
- a CDS encoding universal stress protein, with protein sequence MKTLLVPFDFSPYSVAALRTAYKISQKSGAEILCVTVIPTELDWEFLSEKEKSKHPQIQQEYEEASELLPNFFKTIAPAKAPIQAIVKIGVPNDLILKVAHEYAPELIVLGAYGKGNEGSNFIGSTLQKVLRNAACPVLAVKEPVDGNVFRKIAFASSFTHEAKEAFSLIKPLVKLFRASVHLVYINTPDHFIDSVELQERMNQFVKGNEEVTFHPHTFNFQSVGLGLEKFGELNKVHLVALVTGHHEKIPSYQIGTTESLVYKSDLAVLSVKI
- a CDS encoding GNAT family N-acetyltransferase, whose translation is MSELAIIPFSSDLKSEFEMINKTWVEEYFTLEPFDVAQLENPEKTIIEAGGDIVFAKMGDEIVGTVGLAKVEDGVFEMVKMGVKKSAQGHGVGMFLGKAILEKAKEMGGTKMVLYSSTKLQPALHIYKKLGFVESVPEAGKYCRCDVKMVLDLV
- a CDS encoding RidA family protein, with product MNLKQILVALAISFCLPFIAQAQSPEEKIKALGLELPEVGTPMGTYVKWRQVGNTLYLAGNGPDVFGKVGADLTVEEGYQAARETGIEILAVLKAATGGDLSRIKQFVKVLGMVNSAPDFTKHPAVINGFSDLMVEVFGEAGKHARSAVGVAALPNDIAVEIEVIVELKD
- a CDS encoding methylated-DNA--[protein]-cysteine S-methyltransferase, giving the protein MPIIVTSLGNVLLEIQDEKLTRLQFTQDALSEEPLQGMAKEVKHQLDEYLSGKRKSFDLPLELEGTDFQKSVWKAVNEIPFGQTTTYMKLSQKLGNVAAIRAVGAAIGANPVLVIVPCHRIIGTDGKLTGYAGGLERKQALLEIEGFPVQQSLF